Sequence from the Torulaspora globosa chromosome 4, complete sequence genome:
CTATTTTATTCTAGTACGATCCTTTACTTCATATCCAGCGTTTGCATTGATCTCAGAGAGGaaaatcttcgagaaatacaAGAGACTATAGAATCACTCGAGAAAGCTGATATACTGCAGTTTCTGACCCGTTACATAGAACATTGGCGTTGGAACAGCAGGCTTTCAATGAGAATCCGCAACATCATTAATTTACTGTACAAACTGCTCGTCCTTCAGTTTGGTGACAGAAATTTGCATAAAAGGACTAAAGAGTATATCTGCGAGTTGCATGGCATCAAGCGCTCAAATAACAGCAGCACAAAGCAATGTACAATATCACCACTGCATTATCAGGCCTTCCGCGAGGACATAACAGCGAGATTTCCAGATTACGTTACGCCGACTGGCGGCCTGCCAGCGGATGGAGATAATTCAAATTCCCTCTCTCAATTCTTAGAGATTCCTCGTTCTAAGGTAAAAAACCCTATGAATCTCAGCTTGGCAGTCCCGGAACAGCATCTGGCGACGCCAGCCCCATCGCCTCCTGGTTCTCCGAGCACCGTCCAAGCGAACACGAACTTTAGAACTAGgaaatcttttcaaacaAACATGGCTTACCCATGTCTATATCCATcggatgatgaagacggaAAGGATGATTTAAGCGAAAGAATTGAGCTTAATGGAAGCAGCGATAACTCTGAAGTTATTGTGCCGTACAGCATACAAGAGGCTTCAAAGATATTATCTGAGAATGTTGATATCAAGTTGAGCGTGAAACAACTGTGGCATGAGCGAGAATTGTTTATGATGACTGAACGTGGATGGAAAGTCGATCTTACGATTGATCCGTTTAAATACTCGGTAGGAAAGCAGGGAATCAAGGAGCCAATTGAGATAATGAACCGAATAGAATCGTATTACGCGAATTGTCTCCCAAGTCTAAATTCTCTAGTATTTGTGCTTTTGCAAACGGTTGAATCGAACCTTACCAACATTAATTATCGTCGTGCAGATTTTGCAGATGACACCAAAATATCCTCATTGATGCCAAGATTGGAGATAAATAGGACTAAAGAGATATCAATGAGATCATCCCTTGGAATTATTTTCCTACTTTTGAAATGGTTTAAGCTTAGCCACATCCTCAAATTTGAGCATTTCGCAGTACTGCTCAACGATTCTCGATATGTCCAGATTTGCACTTCTGTTCTTTCCAAGAACGCAGAAGACTATACAGATTGCATTTACAACAGAATGCTAGGACCCAGTGCCGGTTTCTGGAAATATTGCTCGAACTTTAACGACAGCTATCGAGATGCTTATTCCTGCAACGCAACTGACTATAACACAGTGATGCTATCCTCGTTTTCCTACATGCTGAAAATACTGAGAAAGGTCATCGGCAGCAAGACAGAGCGTCTTAAGGAATTGCCCCTCTCAGTGGGAGCGTTGTTTAAGAAGTTCTATCGAGTTTTCAACTTGGATATCTACCATCCGATCTTGAGGATCgtcaaagagctgacgCCATTCAAAAACAAGAGGTGGAAATCGGAACATATGGAGCTAATATCCGGCGTGTTCCTTTACGAGCGCCTAGAATTGGTCGACAACTGGGTTACCGGGAAGGACATTTCCGGAGAGCTAAGCGACGCTTGCGGACAAGAGATAGCTCTTAGGGCTTTGCTGCAATTCTACAACTTCTTGCACTACGAAAAGGCGATGGGTGATTTAGGCTATAGCCAGCGCAATAGCGCTAATACATCATTACTTAATAGAGAAGCTGAATATATAGGCATGTAGAATTAGTCTCAATTGACACAAATTGATATAGTTTATTGTCTTCAGCTTACTACGCGTACAAGAGAAAATTCGGATCCGTCAAGCTCATCGTGTATGATTGTGGTTTCGTAAACAAAGGAGAATCTGGCACGTCTACTAACTGATGCCAAATTCAGCTGGTCTGATGAATTTACAGGTTGCTCTTTATCCCGTTGTCGAAGGGTTAGCTCCTCTAACCTTAAGCGACAACACTATTGCGGCTCTCTGTCATGAACTTGAGCAAATACTCAATTCACCTTTGAGGTCCACTGCCCAACTACACTCCTTATTGGATGCATACAAATCTCGAATACAAAACACTCCTGAGAATCAATTGAGATGGcaaaagctgctgaacgTGATGCAAGTTTTGTTAGAAGTGAATGATCAGAGAGAGATCATACGGTATCTCTCCGCGTTTCAGTCGATGCTGATAGATGAAATAGCGCCAAGACCAGCGAATTTATTGGGCAGAGAGGATTCTCCGCTAACGTTGAAGGGGTTGGAAAATCATAACGGTTTATTAAGTCCTTTGCGACCCGTCAGCCTACAGGCAGACTCCTTCGAAAACTTGGAGAGACTATCGAACCGCCGTTCGTTGGTTTCCTCATACAAAGATTACGGTGTTCATAGATCAGCTACGTTACATGCATTGAGCGAACCTTATTATTCGAAAATGGTTCCGGAAGCCGAAATTCTAAGATTCGTTCCCTATACACTACTGGCAACAACTTCTGATTTATTCCCCTTAAAGTTAAACAGAGTGGATATACCGAGCAATATTTCGAACACAGTAAGCGGTCTTTTgcatttgatctttgaagcAGGTCTTTTATACCAGGAGCTGAAACGCATGGTAGATCAATATAGGAACTCAGACATTTCTCCTTTGAAAAAGGCCCTCATAATTCAGATTGATAAAGTTTTGAGAACCTATAGTGGGTTTGTCAATTCACTTGCCGTGTCAGGCAAAGCGATGTCTCTTTTGTCAGTATATTACGAGATTTACGATCATATTGTAACACTGCGATTTTTTGAAGGTTTCACAaagaatttcgagaaaACATCTGGTGATTCCTATCTGATGATATCTAAGTCACTAGTCTTCCATGGCGATCTGCATATAAGGCGCTTGACTTGTGATCTGTCGGAAAATTTGCTTTCCTTATATTCGGAGTATCTGCTTAATTGGCTGACTCTTGCAAAGTTAGATGCCACGAACGATGAGTTCTTTATTGAACGAATTGATGCAAGCAATGAGCTTTCTGTGCGGCTGAATTTGACAAAAGTGCCAGATTTCATACCGAAAGGTATCGcttccaaaatttttgtCATAGGCAAGACTCTCATCTTTTTGGGGAAATATTGTAAAGAGCTCCAATGCGTTAGCGATCTGTCTCGAAAATATAGGAACCTCTACGAGCAGAAAAATGGCAAACTGTCTTCCGAATTCCACGAGGTTGTTCACAGGCATTATAATGAAGTCACGAAAAAGACTGTAGACGTCTTAATGCGAAAGTTCAATTATAAGAAAGTAGTTTTTGTTCTAAAAGACATATTACTCATGGGCAGAAGCGACCTGATAGATTTACTAATAAGAAAGGCAAGTGCGATACTAGGTGCCCCATCTGCCTCTCTGTCGAGCTACGAGCTTACACGCTTTCTGCAGGAGTCAGTCCAGCAATCCTCGCTAAGGAATTTACTTGGCAGAGCTGACTCCAATCATGTTATTGGCGGCCTCGACGCTAGAGTGCTCGACCTCGGGCATGGTTCCGTAGGTTGGGATGTTTTTACACTAGACTACCTGCTTGACGGGCCGCTGACTGTTGTGCTGAATGTTAACCGAGCAGATGGAAATAAGGAATATTTGCGTATCTTCAACTTTCTGTGGAGATTTAAGAAAAACACCTACTTTTACAATAATGAGTGGCTTCGAACGAATCAAGTTCTTAGAGATTTTAAAAAGCTCGCGCAAAGCAGTCCACTTGTTAGGGATCTTTCAAACAAGCTATCCAAAGCGGACGTACTGCGATGCCTGCTACAGCAGTTTAATTCAAAACTTGAGAATTACTGCTTCAGAAGTATTATTGATGAAAACTTCAGAAAGTTCGATGGCATCCTGTCGTTGACCAAAACAGTCAATGATAGTCACAAATTTCCAACTGTACGGCTTAAAAGCGGTATCTTGATGCTTGATGGTATCTTGAGGCCAAAAAAAAGTGTCTTTGATGGGCAGGAACAAACCAAACAGACCACAAGGTTGTTTAACATTGACGAACTGGATAAGATGCATAATGAGTTTTTGAACTCTATTCTCTCACACCAATTACTCGCTTTTGGCCCCAATCACAGGGTTGGCATGTATTCTGGACAGCCATACCCAACTTCGTTGATACTTATTCTAAACTTGATATTTGAGTTTATTCATTGTTATGCCTTATTGAATAACGCCGCTCATGAGATATTGATTCAAATGAATCTACGAGGGGAACCGCAACTGCTGAATAACTTACTGGTACAGTTCAACTCTTGTTTGAAGAACATGGTGGCTGTCTACAAGAGTTTCAAGGAGTCATCTTATTTGTTTATTAAAGATTTGAGAACCGACGGAGACGATGAGCTGGCTAAATTAGGTACGGTACTACGTTAGGTTGATATGAATAATTAAGGTTGGACGCCGAAAAATATGTAACAATAACAGCTAATGCATTTGATTGAATTAAACCTTCATCGGGTAAGCCATTCTTAATAGATACTTCTTGATACCAGACCCGAGTAATAAATCATATTTGATTTTCCTTTCGTTCAGGGTAGCAAGCACCTCCTCTAGGTCCCTATCGCTGTCCAATTCATTGCTCGGATCATGCTCACCGTCAAGCTTCCATTCCTCAAGTTCCAAGTCAGTAGCTTTTTGCCTCTCAATGAGCTTCAACCGAATAGCATATTCTCTTAAAATGAGAACTAAAATCAATGCAGCGCAAAAGCAAGAACCAGCAAATATCTGCGTATGCAGATATGGATTGTCTTTATCACCTGGTACAGTTAGCGCCTGTGCGACTAGTTCACACACCAAAAGAGGTGGTGAACTAGAAAGATTCACAAATGACCAAGAGGTCAAAAACTGATGTGGCGGCACGTTATCTGCAATTAACACCGTATTCATGACATTTGCTACACCAACGCAGCTGCCAACACAGATTGAAAACATGAGCAACTGTACAAAAGTGTGAGCAGGAATCCAAAACGCAAACAAAAGTACAGTAAGAAAGAATGTCAAAACGATAGTTACATTAGCTCTGCCGAATTTATCACCTGCCAAGCCCATCAGTGGTCTGCCAATAGCTTGGGCAGCATTCAGAACAGCCGTTAAAATGGAACCCTCATGAGCTGTCATACCACGCGCAATAGCGTACGAAGATAATGTGAACACCATTAGACTGTAACCCAAAAGTGCAAGGCTGCACCATAAAGCGACCAACGAAACGAATGGATTTCTCACTACCCTAATGTCGAAAATCTGCTTGAATTGCGAAACAATAAGCTTCCACGATCTTAGTCCAACACTCGGTACAGGGTTTCGTTGTTTTAAAAACACAATTGCAACCAATACGCTTACAGTACAGGTTATAGCCAAGACACGCAAGGCCGTCTTAGTGTTTCCGTCTTGAGAGATCATCTTATTAGCGGCCAATCCATAAACGACACCTCCAGCACCAGTGCCCATCATTGATAATCCCATGGCAACTgctcttctcttcaagaaccatCCTGGGATCATTGTCGTGGCCGGCACAAATATGAACGAAATTGATGCCCCGCTCATCACACCTTGAGTCAGATAAAGCTGCCACAATTGAGTCGCAAATGACGCCAAAATAAAACCAGCTAACATCAAAGCAGTACCGAAAAGCATCGTAGATTTTATCCCAATGATCCTCATAATAACCATAACAAATGGTGAACAACCTTGCCCCAAGGCGACCGTCAGACCGGCGATCAGGGCATAGTCATACTTTGTAGCTCCTGGAAACACCTCCTCGTTCAAATAGAAAGCCAGAAACACACCGAACCCAGAGTTACAACCCCATGTGGAAAACATCACCACGCACATACAAAAAGTAACTACCCATCCATAGCCGCCATCGGGAGGAAGCTCCAAATCACCAGTGGATTTGTTTGTGAAGACTTTTTCGACAGTTTGACGATCTGAATCGTCATCCAAATCCTTGTTCCCACGGGTTGGTGTGTCGCCATGCCAAGATTGAGCAGAtacttcttcatcgaacGATTGCCTGACGGGAAGCCGCCCAGAACTCCGATTATTTACCAACCTTATGGCATCTTCGACGTCAAACCGTGACTCTAAAACCTTATTTAGATCACTGCTGTCCTTGTCCGTCTGCTCATTGTCGTCCTTCACCGCATCAACGATCTTGGTGATTGTTCTCTTTAACGACAGTTTCAGTGACTCGGGGCCATTGATGGACGCTCGACTGTCGGCGGAAGACGTCTTCGCTATAGTTGTAACTCCTAATGTGCTCGCCCTCCGACTTCTTGGCACTTCCTCACTAGTAGAACTCGATTGTGAGTACAAAGAAGTGACTCTCTCAAGACCATGACTGTTATACGACTCTCGATCCTCCAAACACTCACTGGACGAAACCGAACTCATCAAATGTCGAAGAAGACTATTGTCGGGTAAAAGCTAAGAAATGTGTCACACACAATCACCAGCTTGCAGGACTTGGCAAAAGCTCAAAACACCAATCGCTCACCTCGCTTATGTTCTTTTCCCCGTAAACCCATTAGTTTCAACATCAAACTCTAGCAAACAAAGCCCATTTCGTCCTGGTGATATATATGACGTTGTATATATCAATTACATAGCCTTCGGTATACTATCTGATCTATCGAATGTGACTAACCTTTGTCTTTTCTTTTTTCACAACTGGCTGAGGGGCAGCGACTGTGATTTCCTATTGCGGTAAAAGTCCGCTCTAGCGCCGAGAAGGGCTGTGCCTTGGACGTTCAGAGTGACTTAAGACATTTGTCCGAGATAACCGCGGTTCCATCCGACTTTTGGGAGCCTGGAAGATTGGCGGCTATATAAAAGAACGCTAGTTGTTACATGTACCTTCGTTCGCTGTTCGCAACTACCTGTAATAGTAACGATAGTATCGAGACGTGGAACTGGGGAATGAGAGGTGGGCAACAGCACTGCCAGGCGTTGGCGTGCTCAGAGATTGTCTGTGGAGCTGAGTTGCCGCGCAATTGATGAGAGACAGGAAAACCGGTGATGGAAGTGTCAGCCAAGGCCAACTGATAGAGAAGTACTTCTAGGACTGGAGTAAACCCTACCAGCGACTTAGGGCTCGAGTATGGGATATGGAGATTACAGGCTGTTGTCATGTGACTTGAAGTAGTAGTGTCACAtgatcagctctttctgCGGTGAAATTTTACGAATCGATCCATACAGCACAGTATAGCTTCTCATCTCGAGGAAAATCATCAAAAGAGACCGCCAAGGTTATCCTAGCCACTTATCGACTTTCAATGAGTTCTGAGGATCTGTTTAGTAAGGCTCTTGAGAACCCAACGGACTCTTTGGAGGTAAAATTGCCACAAGATGATGTTGATATCGGTATAGTTGAGACCAGTGATGAGGAAGCACAAGATaaaagatcttctgcagcttcctcgtcctctgATGGAAATAGCGATAGTGATAGTGATGATAACTCGGACAGCTCGAGCATTGCTGCGCAAGATGAGCAGGAggtcgatgacgacgatgaagaagcgaGTCCTGAAGGTGCAATCAAATCCAAACacgaaattgatgaagaaccGATTCCTGGTCTGCCTGACGGGTATGAGATCAACTCTAATGCCAAGATATCAGAAATTGGTGTGATAAAGTCTGCTTTTGATAATAACGTAATTATCCACTGCCTTGAGTCAGGTGAAAGAAGAGTATTGAAGGAGGGATCTATCCTTTGTCTTGAGGATCGTACCTTGATTGGTACACTGTGTGAAGTGTTTGGTAAGCTAGAGAATCCGTTTTACAGAGTTACTTTGCCGCCATCCAGACAGGCGCAGTTTGCTGAGTTGAAGGAGCGGGTCGGTCAAAGGGCTTTCATCGTGGTGCCTGAAGCGCATTGGGTTGATACATTcgagctgaagaaaatcaGAGGAACTGATGCATCCAATGGATACGATGAGGAGCTGTCTGAGGACGAGCAAGAATTTTCCGacgatgaaaaggaagCGCTGTAcaagaggttgaagaaagaacgcaggaagaacaaaaacGTTGATATCAAGGATCTTAAAGGCAAAATTGAATCCGGTAGCATTAAAAAACCAAAAGTACAACGCCAACCAAAGCAGTACCCAAAAATGCAGCCTCCCGTAGGAATGACACAGCACACTTACCGATCGAGAAGTTCTCGACAGGACGACACTCTTCGTCAACCTGTTAGCAGTGCACCGCTACAGCAACAGGCATACTACCCGCAAATGTCCCATGCCTCTGCGGTACCATACCAAGCTCCTATGTTCGGGCAGCAGGGACCGCCTATGCAGCAGAGCGGTTACTATCATCCGCCAGCACAACCATTGACCGCTCAGGGCCACCAATTTTCACCGGTACCGAATCAGCATATTCAGCAAGTTCCACCTCCCACTTACAATACGCCGTATGGTTCGTTGCAATCCCCCCCTTCATTTTACCAGCAAACACAACAAGTACTTCCAACTCAACCATACCCTCAGTATCAGCAGGTACCCTTGCAAGTTGACCACTATCATAGTGTTGGAATCCCAGGCGCTCCACAGCCACAGGCCAATATGCAGCAAGTATTACAGTTACACAGCCTATTGAtgcaacagcaacaactGGAGACAAACCAAAAGCAAAGTCAAAAGAAAGAGTTCAACTATGATGAATGATGGCTTATGGtcagaaaaaaaaattataCTTCTACCTACAGTAGCTGATAAGTTCAAGACAGCAAAGCCTTAGCGACATTAAATGCCTTCTCAGGAAAACCTGCAGTCCGAGCGACTTTAAGAGCATCAGATTTTTCACAGATGCCCGGGCGCAACTTGTAATCATAACAAAAGTCGGTCTCTGAGATGTCGATAACGCCGCTTTTGAAAAAGCATGCCTTCTCAGCAAGAGCCGAATTATCATAGGATGTCATTATTTCGCGAATTTCCGGGCCGAAGTGTGTAGCAAATAGAGCCCTGCAGCCATTCTCTTCGGCGAGGTGGTTCAAGGTGGCATAAGCGATGCTGACGCCTTCTTTTCCACTAGTTCCACGTCCAATTTCATCCAAGATTGCCAGGGATCTCTTCGTGGCACCTTGCAAAATGAAAGACGTCTCGATCATCTCGACCATGAAAGTGCTCATCTCATTGTATAGATCGTCTGCAGAGCCTACGCGGCTAAAAATCTTGTCAACCAAGCCAATATGAGCACTTGAACAAGGGACAAATGAGCCTATTTGAGCCAGAAGCACTATGATGGCATTCTGCCTTAGGAATGTGGACTTACCGCCCATGTTAGGCCCTGTGATAACCCATAATTTACCTCCATCGAGTTTACAGTTATTCTCGGTGAACTTTTCCAGCGACCTATTCATGATGCCATCTTCAACCATGATATGACGGCCGCCgatgatttcaagcttATGACTGCGGTCGACTTTCGGACGGGTTAGATTCTTCTCCTGTGCCAGCACTGCGAAGGATGATAGAACATCCAGATGAGCTAAAACGTCAGAGATAGCTCGAATTTCATTACTCTTTTTTAGAAATGCGGTCTTAAACTTATTGATTATCCGTTCCTCCTCACTTTTTATCCTGAGAACTGCTAATTCAAGCTGATAGCCTAATTCAGACCATCGCTTGTGCGACAACCATCGGGTTTGTGTTGATTGCTGCAAAATATGTAATGGGGACtcttgaaatttctcaCCATCTTTAATGTAATCATTGATCCGCTTCAAATTGCCTGCTGTCCCGAGAACATGTAACGCATACTCGCCAGTCTGTTTTTGCTTCAAAGTGACGGATTTGGCGCCCAGCGTGTCAACTAACAATGTATGATAATCTTGCTGCAGGGTCTCCCTTGTATTGAGCAAAGTCTGATAATGTTCGTGATACCCCCGGAGTGTGTCACTGTAGGTTGGATTTACGACCCAAATCTCAGAACCAGACAAAATGCTTATATTTGATTCgggattttcttcaatctcacCAGCTTTATCACcttgctcttcttgttgcttTTGCGTTTCTGCAAGGTTTCTTTCATTCAAGTTTTCTATAACCTCGTTGGTCAATGCGTCCTGGAAAGCTATTCTCTCAGCGAGGGACGATACTATATTTCTGGTCTTTttgcttgatgatgttACTTGTTCTTGCAGATAAGTGCGTAACTTGACGGCTGTCTGTATTGAGCGTGCAAGCTGCATGAGCTCCAGCGCTTCTCCTCGACCAAAGCTAAATTTCTGCAGTATGCGCGGTATATCGTGAACCGTCTTCAGCATTTCAATAACGTTCTCTCTAACTTCGGAATTAtttcgaagaaattgaacCATACTCTGACGGTCTTGTATCTCTTTTAGATCAAGGGAGGGACCTGAAAGCCATTGAGTCAATAACCGAGTTCCAGCCGGCGAGACTGTACGGCGAATGGTGGATAGTAATGTACCTCTTTTCCTATTATCTCTAACAGTTCTGTGCAGTTCTAGGGCAGCGGCGGTTCGTGAATCTATCTGCATAATAGAACCGGTCAACTGCCTTTGAGGTATTTGAAAGTTCATAGGCAAATCGGGCATATGTTCACTGACATAAATTAGGATGTTTCGCAGCGCAGCAATCTCCTTTTGACCAAAGTTTCCTAATTGAATCGTGAGTAGCTTCAGATCCTCCTCCCTCTCCGTGGCAGCAAAGAGGTTATAGAAGGAATCCATGGTTCGATGTCGTGTCGGAAGCTTCTGGTACTTTAGGAAGTACTTCTTAAGCTCTACAAGCTCCGGATACCAGGAACCGGACTCAAGATTGTAAGAGAATAGCGAATCATCAAGCAAAATCTCTTTTGGCTGGATTCTCGTAATCGAGGAAACTAAGTCCTTCAGCAGAACCTGTTGGACAAATATCTCACCGGTCGACACGTCACACCAACATAGGCCCGTTTTCAAGTTCGGATCGGCTATTCTGTCCACGCAATTCTCCGGAAATTCAATATTCAACAGGTACGTGttctcttgaagattctcaaaagcttcatcgatgaaggTTCCTGGTGTCACTATCCTCGTAACTCTTCTGTAGAACTTGTTGACATCGTTATCTGCGGCAGACTCCCGTTTGAACTGTTCCGCAATGGTTACGCTGTATCCATGAGTATTGACcagaatcttcaaatgtcGGCTCAGTTGGTGCACAGGGAAGCCCGCAAAGGGCACTTTTCCACAGAAGTAGCTTTTCTCTGTTAACGATAAGTTCAGCTGAGGCCCGTACTGAGAAGCATGCTCGAAATATAGCTCATAGAACGATCCCATCTGAGTGAGAACAACATGATCTTTATAATGGTCCATAAGGTCTCTCACATACTGTAGGGAAGGCGGAAGCGTTGCTTTGGGTTGCTCAATTCGCTTTCGGCCGGTCTTAGGTGATGAAAGTGGTGCCGAACTAGTATCGATAGTACTGTCTTCATCTTGCTTCGATAACTTATCACTCAGAACCACTGTCAGTTTTGATATTTCTGGCGCACCTGATTGCCCTACTAGACCATGATTGAATCTCAGAAACGGTATTAGAGATCCACAACGCCCTGAATGTCGTGCAAATAGTCGCATCAAGTGACCTTGGTGTgctcatcttcttgaaaacAGTTCTTGTTAATTAAAATCAGGTCGCTGTAAAAGTGATTGACATCGCGTCGAGTGACCGTCGCTTAGCAACCAATAGCTTTCAATTTATACTGCACAAAAGATCATTAAAGCTATCTACTCTTATGGAAAAAAATCTTATGGCATGCTTATCGTAGGTTGTTAATTCAAAAACCCTTTACATGAGGCCGCACCACACAGGCACGGCAGTCTCTCCTCATCATCTGTCTCTCGCTCAAACTTGTAATCATATGTCAGCTCTTCATTGGCCGCAATGTCCCGTAGGGCGTAGATGACGATCCTCTTCATCCCGCCGACTTTGATTATCTTCGCGGTACAGCTTGGATCGCAGCAGTGGTTGATGAAACGAGCAATACCACCCTTTTTGGTGGCATCAATAACGGTATTCTCGTCCACTCTGAACAGGTAACTGGATCCTATGCCCTTCTTAATATATCTTCTCTCTCTCATCTCCGCCACAGGCTGTCTTATCCTTTCGCCAACATATTCAATGATCATTTCTTTGGCAGCGATAGGTTCCAGGGCGTACAAACCCCAATTATGAATGGCGGAGCGAGCAAAAGTAACCGGCTTCTTGCGCTTGTTCAGTTGGTTCAATGATAGTAGCTCCGATTCTGTGCCTATGGCGGCTCTCTGAGCTTCAATGTCCTGCTGAAACCTTCTATTCGATGCTCTGTTATCTCTGGATGATGAAAGCTCTTGAGGTGTCGATTCACTAACTTCTGCGCTCTCTGATTCTTCTTTAATAACTTCAGGCGTTCCGTCCTGACTTTCATTGTGAACATTGACTGTGTTAAGGGGCTGGTGAATCTTCCGACGATGGGGAAGATAATATGACTTCAGAGTATCCGGTATTTTTCTGAACCCATCAGCCTTGAAAGATCCGCTCTTACTTcgtagttcttcaatgaaaGAAACCTCGTTAAATCTCAGCTGCGCATCCTCAACGAAGCTTTCGCTATCTTCAAGCAGATGAAGTTTCCAAACTTTATACTGCAGTTTGGGGTCGGATTGAGCCTCATTTGCCGCCTCAACACCGACTACTTTCCgcaacagcttcaaatcttcttcatctttcaCTGTTGCTTGCAGTGCCTTCAAGCTTAGATGTCCAGAGGCACTATCGTCGCTGTAGATGGGTTCAGGAATTTTGCTTGCCCGTGGTCTGTATAAGAGAGGAATTTTCATTAATTCATCAGCCTTAGCGGAGGACAGGGCAGTCCTCCCAATGGCATCAAGCTCCGGTGTAGTTGC
This genomic interval carries:
- the MSH1 gene encoding mismatch repair ATPase MSH1 (ancestral locus Anc_2.147) produces the protein MRLFARHSGRCGSLIPFLRFNHGLVGQSGAPEISKLTVVLSDKLSKQDEDSTIDTSSAPLSSPKTGRKRIEQPKATLPPSLQYVRDLMDHYKDHVVLTQMGSFYELYFEHASQYGPQLNLSLTEKSYFCGKVPFAGFPVHQLSRHLKILVNTHGYSVTIAEQFKRESAADNDVNKFYRRVTRIVTPGTFIDEAFENLQENTYLLNIEFPENCVDRIADPNLKTGLCWCDVSTGEIFVQQVLLKDLVSSITRIQPKEILLDDSLFSYNLESGSWYPELVELKKYFLKYQKLPTRHRTMDSFYNLFAATEREEDLKLLTIQLGNFGQKEIAALRNILIYVSEHMPDLPMNFQIPQRQLTGSIMQIDSRTAAALELHRTVRDNRKRGTLLSTIRRTVSPAGTRLLTQWLSGPSLDLKEIQDRQSMVQFLRNNSEVRENVIEMLKTVHDIPRILQKFSFGRGEALELMQLARSIQTAVKLRTYLQEQVTSSSKKTRNIVSSLAERIAFQDALTNEVIENLNERNLAETQKQQEEQGDKAGEIEENPESNISILSGSEIWVVNPTYSDTLRGYHEHYQTLLNTRETLQQDYHTLLVDTLGAKSVTLKQKQTGEYALHVLGTAGNLKRINDYIKDGEKFQESPLHILQQSTQTRWLSHKRWSELGYQLELAVLRIKSEEERIINKFKTAFLKKSNEIRAISDVLAHLDVLSSFAVLAQEKNLTRPKVDRSHKLEIIGGRHIMVEDGIMNRSLEKFTENNCKLDGGKLWVITGPNMGGKSTFLRQNAIIVLLAQIGSFVPCSSAHIGLVDKIFSRVGSADDLYNEMSTFMVEMIETSFILQGATKRSLAILDEIGRGTSGKEGVSIAYATLNHLAEENGCRALFATHFGPEIREIMTSYDNSALAEKACFFKSGVIDISETDFCYDYKLRPGICEKSDALKVARTAGFPEKAFNVAKALLS
- the NAF1 gene encoding RNA-binding snoRNP assembly protein (ancestral locus Anc_2.146), giving the protein MSSEDLFSKALENPTDSLEVKLPQDDVDIGIVETSDEEAQDKRSSAASSSSDGNSDSDSDDNSDSSSIAAQDEQEVDDDDEEASPEGAIKSKHEIDEEPIPGLPDGYEINSNAKISEIGVIKSAFDNNVIIHCLESGERRVLKEGSILCLEDRTLIGTLCEVFGKLENPFYRVTLPPSRQAQFAELKERVGQRAFIVVPEAHWVDTFELKKIRGTDASNGYDEELSEDEQEFSDDEKEALYKRLKKERRKNKNVDIKDLKGKIESGSIKKPKVQRQPKQYPKMQPPVGMTQHTYRSRSSRQDDTLRQPVSSAPLQQQAYYPQMSHASAVPYQAPMFGQQGPPMQQSGYYHPPAQPLTAQGHQFSPVPNQHIQQVPPPTYNTPYGSLQSPPSFYQQTQQVLPTQPYPQYQQVPLQVDHYHSVGIPGAPQPQANMQQVLQLHSLLMQQQQLETNQKQSQKKEFNYDE